One Hordeum vulgare subsp. vulgare chromosome 4H, MorexV3_pseudomolecules_assembly, whole genome shotgun sequence DNA window includes the following coding sequences:
- the LOC123450182 gene encoding uncharacterized protein LOC123450182: protein MVKRHIEIAKTIANDIIIPDPAPQWTGDTFLDKYVELEPILEKDSVQCFLRLFGNCAGRGMSSGYTITAQTLTFIVSFNALRCAKAVLEGMAPELYGMHANPNCINKYGYFPLHEAAERFSLDMIKLLLRHGASRNVRTVGSRVIENLLPLHVAVENTCLHKYLEDNLEDNLSRRHNHLDYIYKLIHLLCLPEMKIFLDTTRLLEKGTNNLLQEPWNYIEDGKIIQSAVLLLTAQEQIRGGSSSKINGSSKKNGFDLISNCIMRLSFSLRWEKGSHGMAPELLEKRKTLADCAWLLVDVISYAGENLSPYIQAHSELCCLQNYMS from the exons ATGGTAAAAAGGCATATTGAGATCGCCAAGACCATAGCAAACGACATAATCATCCCAGACCCTGCTCCCCAG TGGACGGGTGATACCTTCTTGGACAAATATGTTGAATTGGAGCCCATCCTTGAAAAGGATAGTGTCCAGTGCTTCCTGAGATTATTCGGGAACTGTGCAGGCCGGGGCATGTCATCAGGTTATACCATCACCGCACAAACCTTAACCTTCATTGTCAGTTTCAATGCCCTGCGATGTGCAAAAGCCGTATTGGAGGGCATGGCACCTGAGCTCTATGGAATGCACGCCAATCCCAACTGCATAAACAAATATGGTTACTTCCCGCTCCACGAAGCTGCTGAAAGGTTCTCTCTTGACATGATCAAGCTGCTTTTACGCCATGGTGCATCACGCAATGTGCGCACAGTTGGCAGTCGTGTCATTGAGAATCTACTCCCGCTCCATGTTGCAGTTGAGAATACTTGCCTGCATAAGTATCTGGAGGACAATCTGGAGGACAATCTTTCTCGCAGACATAATCATCTAGATTATATCTACAAGCTTATTCATCTGCTGTGTCTACCTGAAATG aagataTTCTTGGACACAACTAGACTTCTTGAAAAAGGAACAAATAATCTACTTCAAGAGCCCTGGAATTACATTGAGGATGGAAAAATTATCCAGTCTGCTGTTCTACTACTGACTGCTCAAGAGCAGATCCGTGGGGGCAGTTCTTCCAAGATAAATGGCAGTAGTAAGAAAAATGGGTTTGACCTTATCAGTAATTGTATAATGAGGCTTTCATTTTCCTTGAGATGGGAGAAAGGTTCACATGGAATGGCACCagagcttctggagaaaaggaagACACTTGCTGATTGCGCATGGCTGCTTGTTGATGTAATTTCCTATGCCGGTGAAAATCTTTCTCCATACATTCAAGCACATTCCGAG TTATGTTGTTTACAAAACTACATGTCCTAG